The proteins below come from a single Vanacampus margaritifer isolate UIUO_Vmar chromosome 10, RoL_Vmar_1.0, whole genome shotgun sequence genomic window:
- the nexmifb gene encoding neurite extension and migration factor isoform X1 has product MDALTDSGLTLIVKTSQADDAIAAENTGICEQSGDLSLSRLVDAALPPPPPPAAESSQRLCPAHQRPTLASPTLSFPLPLGTDPSLGLTAAPCPPSHEVPTLIPHFQHTPSAGSLPNPAVNSWGPMRDTQKSIRLPAATSLPLTMMEPDNVSTLTEECLLQPSRTCLGCFIETCDATSERNPPHEPSTSPNSETGLSVRIGDVNREDFTDINNISIQCLSHAGEAVSHYGEQLLSDQLLSFPLPKASDEGKRAEGNKTANDCDDPQDDATTKNLYEGLLLDKVSGEEVLLANASQDWGYFESFISESKMELLDLCSKNELSVNLFSEEDVDNLFDDEDDDSTLSSDVCSLKIRYESFQDNMREKTNVLQEETQFNFFPSVLANCAKKEEGVGVLRRSVDELQPKTDELILQPEQEENPGDCSGQSPLDGSQGSPMSTPKVNYVIDFNSTEESGEFSDDSSCTGSSSDTVQEGKFKKGHSKRFLSPSNPLNYGLRSKRKVRYSDDYLYDVDSLESEKNAEKKEKPPPGQKEEEDVDWCPKKRRKSCRKEPPVVIKYIIINRFKGERLMSVKLGKLNPADGTVSLNANTISKYETLAPLKDYWQAKQRERQEQLKLVARDRQQRGFHLNGRHHRPFNSAHPKRKYKIANRLKVQRIHAVEQSVIVRASLPSDQAHRVVAKEEGTATVGEVTEAPDMPVALDLNSIPDTVIIKSRSQEREEREGRRLGRNKIVRIRKFKSEARLRSLKMKEAEGEDRKSVTNETDAAAANTEDVAAAGLKDASVNSTAAKPDFSDNTIATDAEKAKFPFVSSSCPPGKASSSEEVETGVPVIPGGYLQTLLDATDSSGGTSIPYFPQQPPRQQYPVGLSLEEKQFCSLQLAQSCVLSPPSESELQQSPQNCPSFPQMWHPQLCTNHNQNFGPETPETPILPNNFPPAVPVSENLPVSNYSQVSPEGDRILYEKNYLTEPGLQPGADLQVCQSTCVEGQVQYQRGSLCTDNGRLISYDSVGSLSASSSNYSSLSLKSCEREGEEEGRDSFLAHCSPKMVIQQSMDALTPLRESSDLLDISNFTPDKFRHSSLSELSPPETPNLSPQVAGREMKMPGSVGKYQDVNDMSTERTRDVKWNCDIMQQQEHTANAYTVEDGPFPLHNFNSQDVLCLDKKGELGAADFNEQTDEMARAKSIKSKRKGNYKQAAAGQSPKKVRAPRTPKSEKVKTPKQNSRSTKKIKAMLEGKAAKNQADGCGAGLTDSTSSGDWSGTGWSESNSLVGDDQREFEEPSNILSNIVSGMAEVQRFMMASIEPLWNPMSEADTPSEANSLNLKTLKILAGTESDLKKKGAALTGAGRGRKAGGKGGKNQAKFNPAHPLFPQLALGCDMFDKPNFINPGPAHKKLYRHKTSAKFPRIETLKGKRAERDPNKDIALMTSFEKLRMWMSCCCRPSYTARLISRGKPTINEPYLIPRHLENTRWDHFVLMTYQTSFFFFPPFPLEAGMIFLFVKHFCFLLQR; this is encoded by the exons ATGGACGCGTTAACAGACAGCGGTCTCACACTGATTGTGAAGACTTCCCAGGCGGATGATGCAATTGCGGCGGAGAACACAG GGATATGTGAGCAGAGTGGTGACCTGAGTCTAAGCAGACTTGTTGATGCTGCTCTCCCACCGCCACCTCCTCCTGCAGCGGAGTCATCGCAGCGGCTCTGCCCGGCACACCAGAGACCCACACTCGCGTCGCCAACTCTCTCCTTCCCCCTCCCACTTGGCACTGACCCCTCTCTGGGTCTGACAGCAGCTCCATGCCCTCCCTCCCATGAGGTTCCAACCCTCATCCCTCACTTTCAACACACCCCGAGCGCCGGATCACTTCCGAACCCAGCTGTAAACTCCTGGGGCCCAATGAGAGATACCCAGAAGAGCATTCGGTTGCCCGCCGCCACCTCTCTGCCGCTGACGATGATGGAGCCTGACAACGTGTCTACCCTGACAGAGGAGTGTCTCCTTCAGCCGAGCCGCACCTGCCTCGGTTGCTTTATTGAGACCTGCGACGCCACCTCCGAACGGAACCCACCACATGAGCCTAGCACGAGCCCTAATTCAGAAACTGGACTAAGTGTACGGATAGGGGACGTGAACCGTGAGGATTTCACTGACATCAACAACATCAGCATCCAGTGCCTGAGCCATGCGGGGGAGGCGGTGAGTCATTACGGAGAACAGCTCCTCTCGGACCAGCTACTTAGTTTCCCCCTGCCGAAAGCCTCGGATGAAGGTAAGAGGGCAGAAGGAAACAAAACTGCAAATGACTGTGATGACCCCCAGGATGATGCAACAACAAAGAACTTGTATGAAGGACTGCTACTGGACAAAGTCAGCGGAGAGGAGGTCCTGTTGGCCAATGCCAGCCAGGACTGGGGTTACTTTGAATCCTTCATCAGCGAGAGTAAGATGGAGCTGCTGGATCTGTGTTCTAAAAACGAGCTGTCAGTCAACCTCTTCTCCGAGGAAGACGTTGACAATTTATTCGATGACGAAGATGACGACTCCACGTTAAGCAGCGATGTCTGTTCGCTAAAGATTCGTTACGAGTCGTTCCAGGACAACatgagggaaaaaacaaacgtgCTCCAGGAGGAGACacagtttaattttttcccgAGCGTCCTGGCAAACTGCGCCAAGAAAGAAGAAGGAGTAGGAGTCTTGAGGAGGAGTGTCGATGAGCTTCAGCCCAAAACCGATGAGCTCATTCTGCAACCAGAACAGGAGGAAAACCCAGGGGACTGCAGTGGCCAGAGCCCTCTGGACGGCTCCCAAGGCTCACCCATGTCAACTCCGAAAGTCAACTACGTAATCGACTTCAACTCGACAGAGGAATCGGGGGAATTCAGTGACGACAGCTCCTGCACTGGCTCCTCCTCAGACACTGTGCAGGAGGGCAAATTTAAGAAGGGTCACTCCAAAAGATTCCTCAGCCCCTCAAATCCACTCAACTATGGCTTGCGTTCTAAAAGAAAGGTTCGATACAGTGATGATTACTTATACGACGTTGACTCGCTCGAGAGCGAGAAGAATGCAGAGAAAAAGGAGAAACCTCCGCCTGgtcagaaagaagaagaagatgtcGACTGGTGTCCCAAAAAACGGAGGAAATCGTGTCGGAAAGAGCCACCCGTGGTTATCAAGTACATCATCATCAACAGGTTTAAAGGAGAGAGACTCATGTCGGTGAAACTGGGCAAACTAAACCCCGCGGATGGTACCGTGAGTTTAAACGCCAACACAATAAGCAAATATGAGACACTGGCTCCGCTGAAGGATTACTGGCAGGCAAAGCAAAGAGAGAGACAGGAGCAGCTCAAGCTGGTCGCCAGAGATAGACAACAACGTGGTTTTCATCTGAACGGACGCCACCATCGCCCTTTTAATTCTGCACATCCTAAAAGAAAATACAAGATCGCAAACAGATTAAAGGTTCAGAGGATTCACGCTGTGGAGCAGTCCGTCATTGTGCGCGCTTCTCTGCCCTCTGATCAGGCCCACAGGGTTGTCGCTAAAGAAGAGGGCACCGCCACGGTGGGGGAGGTAACAGAAGCGCCGGACATGCCAGTCGCATTGGACTTAAACTCCATCCCTGACACAGTTATAATCAAGAGTCGCTCGCAGgagagggaggagagagagggGAGGAGATTGGGAAGAAATAAAATAGTCAGGATAAGAAAATTCAAAAGCGAAGCCAGGCTGAGAAGCCTGAAAATGAAAGAGGCAGAAGGAGAAGATAGGAAGAGCGTGACAAACGAAACGGATGCCGCTGCAGCAAACACTGAGGACGTCGCTGCTGCGGGGCTAAAAGATGCAAGCGTGAACTCAACCGCAGCCAAACCAGATTTCTCTGACAATACTATCGCAACGGACGCAGAAAAGGCGAAGTTCCCGTTTGTTTCATCCTCCTGTCCTCCTGGCAAAGCATCATCCTCAGAGGAGGTGGAAACTGGGGTTCCTGTCATCCCAGGGGGCTACCTGCAGACCCTGCTAGATGCTACCGACTCCTCCGGAGGCACATCCATCCCGTATTTCCCACAACAGCCCCCCAGGCAACAATATCCTGTGGGCCTTTCCCTAGAGGAGAAACAATTTTGCTCTCTGCAACTTGCTCAAAGCTGCGTACTCTCCCCTCCTTCGGAATCGGAGCTGCAACAGTCTCCCCAGAACTGCCCCAGTTTCCCCCAAATGTGGCATCCGCAGCTCTGTACCAATCATAACCAGAACTTTGGACCCGAAACCCCCGAGACCCCGATCTTACCCAACAACTTTCCACCCGCTGTACCCGTAAGTGAGAACCTTCCCGTTTCGAACTACAGCCAAGTAAGCCCAGAGGGCGACCGGATACTTTACGAGAAGAACTACCTGACCGAGCCTGGACTCCAGCCTGGGGCCGATCTGCAAGTATGTCAGTCAACCTGTGTGGAGGGCCAGGTGCAATACCAGAGAGGGTCTCTGTGCACTGACAATGGAAGACTCATCAGCTACGACTCAGTAGGTTCCTTATCAGCCTCCTCGAGCAATTACAGTTCGCTAAGCCTCAAATCTTGCGAGCGGGAGGGTGAGGAGGAGGGCCGAGACAGTTTCTTAGCTCATTGCAGTCCTAAAATGGTGATTCAGCAGAGTATGGATGCCCTCACGCCGCTCAGGGAGTCCTCAGACCTGCTGGACATCTCCAACTTTACCCCTGACAAATTTAGACACTCCTCATTGTCGGAGCTTTCCCCGCCTGAGACGCCCAACCTCTCCCCGCAGGTTGCGGGACGTGAGATGAAGATGCCGGGGAGTGTTGGGAAATACCAGGATGTGAATGATATGTCTACGGAGCGCACTAGGGACGTCAAGTGGAACTGTGACATTATGCAGCAACAGGAGCACACAGCGAATGCCTACACGGTGGAGGACGGTCCGTTTCCACTGCATAACTTTAATAGCCAGGATGTCTTATGTTTAGATAAAAAGGGAGAACTGGGGGCCGCAGATTTCAACGAACAGACTGATGAAATGGCGAGGGCCAAAAGCATCAAGTCAAAGAGGAAAGGCAATTACAAACAGGCAGCTGCAGGACAGAGCCCAAAGAAAGTACGGGCCCCCAGAACCCCCAAGTCAGAAAAGGTAAAGACCCCCAAACAGAATTCCCGTTCAACCAAAAAGATTAAGGCCATGTTAGAGGGCAAGGCAGCCAAGAATCAGGCGGACGGGTGCGGCGCAGGCCTGACTGACAGCACAAGCAGCGGCGACTGGTCCGGCACCGGCTGGTCAGAAAGCAACAGTCTTGTCGGAGACGACCAGAGAGAGTTCGAGGAGCCCTCCAACATCCTGTCCAACATCGTCTCCGGCATGGCTGAGGTGCAGAGATTCATGATGGCCTCCATTGAGCCGCTGTGGAATCCCATGTCTGAGGCCGATACGCCGTCTGAGGCCAACAGCCTCAACCTAAAGACCCTTAAAATCTTGGCGGGCACCGAGTCCGACCTGAAGAAAAAGGGTGCCGCGCTAACGGGGGCCGGGCGGGGCAGGAAGGCGGGGGGGAAGGGAGGGAAAAACCAGGCCAAATTCAACCCCGCTCATCCCTTATTCCCTCAACTCGCTCTGGGCTGTGACATGTTCGACAAACCCAACTTTATTAACCCCGGGCCCGCGCACAAAAAGCTGTACCGTCACAAGACCAGTGCAAAGTTTCCCCGCATTGAAACGCTGAAGGGGAAGCGAGCTGAGAGAGACCCAAATAAGGACATAGCACTGATGACCTCTTTTGAGAAACTGAG AATGTGGATGTCCTGTTGTTGCCGTCCTTCATACACTGCCCGGCTCATTTCAAGAGGAAAACCTACAATTAATGAGCCCTATTTAATCCCAAGGCATCTTGAAAACACAAGATGGGACCATTTTGTATTGATGACATATcagacgtcttttttttttttcccccccttcccccttGAGGCCggaatgatttttctttttgtcaagcACTTCTGTTTTCTTCTGCAGCGTTAG
- the nexmifb gene encoding neurite extension and migration factor isoform X2 yields MDALTDSGLTLIVKTSQADDAIAAENTGICEQSGDLSLSRLVDAALPPPPPPAAESSQRLCPAHQRPTLASPTLSFPLPLGTDPSLGLTAAPCPPSHEVPTLIPHFQHTPSAGSLPNPAVNSWGPMRDTQKSIRLPAATSLPLTMMEPDNVSTLTEECLLQPSRTCLGCFIETCDATSERNPPHEPSTSPNSETGLSVRIGDVNREDFTDINNISIQCLSHAGEAVSHYGEQLLSDQLLSFPLPKASDEGKRAEGNKTANDCDDPQDDATTKNLYEGLLLDKVSGEEVLLANASQDWGYFESFISESKMELLDLCSKNELSVNLFSEEDVDNLFDDEDDDSTLSSDVCSLKIRYESFQDNMREKTNVLQEETQFNFFPSVLANCAKKEEGVGVLRRSVDELQPKTDELILQPEQEENPGDCSGQSPLDGSQGSPMSTPKVNYVIDFNSTEESGEFSDDSSCTGSSSDTVQEGKFKKGHSKRFLSPSNPLNYGLRSKRKVRYSDDYLYDVDSLESEKNAEKKEKPPPGQKEEEDVDWCPKKRRKSCRKEPPVVIKYIIINRFKGERLMSVKLGKLNPADGTVSLNANTISKYETLAPLKDYWQAKQRERQEQLKLVARDRQQRGFHLNGRHHRPFNSAHPKRKYKIANRLKVQRIHAVEQSVIVRASLPSDQAHRVVAKEEGTATVGEVTEAPDMPVALDLNSIPDTVIIKSRSQEREEREGRRLGRNKIVRIRKFKSEARLRSLKMKEAEGEDRKSVTNETDAAAANTEDVAAAGLKDASVNSTAAKPDFSDNTIATDAEKAKFPFVSSSCPPGKASSSEEVETGVPVIPGGYLQTLLDATDSSGGTSIPYFPQQPPRQQYPVGLSLEEKQFCSLQLAQSCVLSPPSESELQQSPQNCPSFPQMWHPQLCTNHNQNFGPETPETPILPNNFPPAVPVSENLPVSNYSQVSPEGDRILYEKNYLTEPGLQPGADLQVCQSTCVEGQVQYQRGSLCTDNGRLISYDSVGSLSASSSNYSSLSLKSCEREGEEEGRDSFLAHCSPKMVIQQSMDALTPLRESSDLLDISNFTPDKFRHSSLSELSPPETPNLSPQVAGREMKMPGSVGKYQDVNDMSTERTRDVKWNCDIMQQQEHTANAYTVEDGPFPLHNFNSQDVLCLDKKGELGAADFNEQTDEMARAKSIKSKRKGNYKQAAAGQSPKKVRAPRTPKSEKVKTPKQNSRSTKKIKAMLEGKAAKNQADGCGAGLTDSTSSGDWSGTGWSESNSLVGDDQREFEEPSNILSNIVSGMAEVQRFMMASIEPLWNPMSEADTPSEANSLNLKTLKILAGTESDLKKKGAALTGAGRGRKAGGKGGKNQAKFNPAHPLFPQLALGCDMFDKPNFINPGPAHKKLYRHKTSAKFPRIETLKGKRAERDPNKDIALMTSFEKLR; encoded by the exons ATGGACGCGTTAACAGACAGCGGTCTCACACTGATTGTGAAGACTTCCCAGGCGGATGATGCAATTGCGGCGGAGAACACAG GGATATGTGAGCAGAGTGGTGACCTGAGTCTAAGCAGACTTGTTGATGCTGCTCTCCCACCGCCACCTCCTCCTGCAGCGGAGTCATCGCAGCGGCTCTGCCCGGCACACCAGAGACCCACACTCGCGTCGCCAACTCTCTCCTTCCCCCTCCCACTTGGCACTGACCCCTCTCTGGGTCTGACAGCAGCTCCATGCCCTCCCTCCCATGAGGTTCCAACCCTCATCCCTCACTTTCAACACACCCCGAGCGCCGGATCACTTCCGAACCCAGCTGTAAACTCCTGGGGCCCAATGAGAGATACCCAGAAGAGCATTCGGTTGCCCGCCGCCACCTCTCTGCCGCTGACGATGATGGAGCCTGACAACGTGTCTACCCTGACAGAGGAGTGTCTCCTTCAGCCGAGCCGCACCTGCCTCGGTTGCTTTATTGAGACCTGCGACGCCACCTCCGAACGGAACCCACCACATGAGCCTAGCACGAGCCCTAATTCAGAAACTGGACTAAGTGTACGGATAGGGGACGTGAACCGTGAGGATTTCACTGACATCAACAACATCAGCATCCAGTGCCTGAGCCATGCGGGGGAGGCGGTGAGTCATTACGGAGAACAGCTCCTCTCGGACCAGCTACTTAGTTTCCCCCTGCCGAAAGCCTCGGATGAAGGTAAGAGGGCAGAAGGAAACAAAACTGCAAATGACTGTGATGACCCCCAGGATGATGCAACAACAAAGAACTTGTATGAAGGACTGCTACTGGACAAAGTCAGCGGAGAGGAGGTCCTGTTGGCCAATGCCAGCCAGGACTGGGGTTACTTTGAATCCTTCATCAGCGAGAGTAAGATGGAGCTGCTGGATCTGTGTTCTAAAAACGAGCTGTCAGTCAACCTCTTCTCCGAGGAAGACGTTGACAATTTATTCGATGACGAAGATGACGACTCCACGTTAAGCAGCGATGTCTGTTCGCTAAAGATTCGTTACGAGTCGTTCCAGGACAACatgagggaaaaaacaaacgtgCTCCAGGAGGAGACacagtttaattttttcccgAGCGTCCTGGCAAACTGCGCCAAGAAAGAAGAAGGAGTAGGAGTCTTGAGGAGGAGTGTCGATGAGCTTCAGCCCAAAACCGATGAGCTCATTCTGCAACCAGAACAGGAGGAAAACCCAGGGGACTGCAGTGGCCAGAGCCCTCTGGACGGCTCCCAAGGCTCACCCATGTCAACTCCGAAAGTCAACTACGTAATCGACTTCAACTCGACAGAGGAATCGGGGGAATTCAGTGACGACAGCTCCTGCACTGGCTCCTCCTCAGACACTGTGCAGGAGGGCAAATTTAAGAAGGGTCACTCCAAAAGATTCCTCAGCCCCTCAAATCCACTCAACTATGGCTTGCGTTCTAAAAGAAAGGTTCGATACAGTGATGATTACTTATACGACGTTGACTCGCTCGAGAGCGAGAAGAATGCAGAGAAAAAGGAGAAACCTCCGCCTGgtcagaaagaagaagaagatgtcGACTGGTGTCCCAAAAAACGGAGGAAATCGTGTCGGAAAGAGCCACCCGTGGTTATCAAGTACATCATCATCAACAGGTTTAAAGGAGAGAGACTCATGTCGGTGAAACTGGGCAAACTAAACCCCGCGGATGGTACCGTGAGTTTAAACGCCAACACAATAAGCAAATATGAGACACTGGCTCCGCTGAAGGATTACTGGCAGGCAAAGCAAAGAGAGAGACAGGAGCAGCTCAAGCTGGTCGCCAGAGATAGACAACAACGTGGTTTTCATCTGAACGGACGCCACCATCGCCCTTTTAATTCTGCACATCCTAAAAGAAAATACAAGATCGCAAACAGATTAAAGGTTCAGAGGATTCACGCTGTGGAGCAGTCCGTCATTGTGCGCGCTTCTCTGCCCTCTGATCAGGCCCACAGGGTTGTCGCTAAAGAAGAGGGCACCGCCACGGTGGGGGAGGTAACAGAAGCGCCGGACATGCCAGTCGCATTGGACTTAAACTCCATCCCTGACACAGTTATAATCAAGAGTCGCTCGCAGgagagggaggagagagagggGAGGAGATTGGGAAGAAATAAAATAGTCAGGATAAGAAAATTCAAAAGCGAAGCCAGGCTGAGAAGCCTGAAAATGAAAGAGGCAGAAGGAGAAGATAGGAAGAGCGTGACAAACGAAACGGATGCCGCTGCAGCAAACACTGAGGACGTCGCTGCTGCGGGGCTAAAAGATGCAAGCGTGAACTCAACCGCAGCCAAACCAGATTTCTCTGACAATACTATCGCAACGGACGCAGAAAAGGCGAAGTTCCCGTTTGTTTCATCCTCCTGTCCTCCTGGCAAAGCATCATCCTCAGAGGAGGTGGAAACTGGGGTTCCTGTCATCCCAGGGGGCTACCTGCAGACCCTGCTAGATGCTACCGACTCCTCCGGAGGCACATCCATCCCGTATTTCCCACAACAGCCCCCCAGGCAACAATATCCTGTGGGCCTTTCCCTAGAGGAGAAACAATTTTGCTCTCTGCAACTTGCTCAAAGCTGCGTACTCTCCCCTCCTTCGGAATCGGAGCTGCAACAGTCTCCCCAGAACTGCCCCAGTTTCCCCCAAATGTGGCATCCGCAGCTCTGTACCAATCATAACCAGAACTTTGGACCCGAAACCCCCGAGACCCCGATCTTACCCAACAACTTTCCACCCGCTGTACCCGTAAGTGAGAACCTTCCCGTTTCGAACTACAGCCAAGTAAGCCCAGAGGGCGACCGGATACTTTACGAGAAGAACTACCTGACCGAGCCTGGACTCCAGCCTGGGGCCGATCTGCAAGTATGTCAGTCAACCTGTGTGGAGGGCCAGGTGCAATACCAGAGAGGGTCTCTGTGCACTGACAATGGAAGACTCATCAGCTACGACTCAGTAGGTTCCTTATCAGCCTCCTCGAGCAATTACAGTTCGCTAAGCCTCAAATCTTGCGAGCGGGAGGGTGAGGAGGAGGGCCGAGACAGTTTCTTAGCTCATTGCAGTCCTAAAATGGTGATTCAGCAGAGTATGGATGCCCTCACGCCGCTCAGGGAGTCCTCAGACCTGCTGGACATCTCCAACTTTACCCCTGACAAATTTAGACACTCCTCATTGTCGGAGCTTTCCCCGCCTGAGACGCCCAACCTCTCCCCGCAGGTTGCGGGACGTGAGATGAAGATGCCGGGGAGTGTTGGGAAATACCAGGATGTGAATGATATGTCTACGGAGCGCACTAGGGACGTCAAGTGGAACTGTGACATTATGCAGCAACAGGAGCACACAGCGAATGCCTACACGGTGGAGGACGGTCCGTTTCCACTGCATAACTTTAATAGCCAGGATGTCTTATGTTTAGATAAAAAGGGAGAACTGGGGGCCGCAGATTTCAACGAACAGACTGATGAAATGGCGAGGGCCAAAAGCATCAAGTCAAAGAGGAAAGGCAATTACAAACAGGCAGCTGCAGGACAGAGCCCAAAGAAAGTACGGGCCCCCAGAACCCCCAAGTCAGAAAAGGTAAAGACCCCCAAACAGAATTCCCGTTCAACCAAAAAGATTAAGGCCATGTTAGAGGGCAAGGCAGCCAAGAATCAGGCGGACGGGTGCGGCGCAGGCCTGACTGACAGCACAAGCAGCGGCGACTGGTCCGGCACCGGCTGGTCAGAAAGCAACAGTCTTGTCGGAGACGACCAGAGAGAGTTCGAGGAGCCCTCCAACATCCTGTCCAACATCGTCTCCGGCATGGCTGAGGTGCAGAGATTCATGATGGCCTCCATTGAGCCGCTGTGGAATCCCATGTCTGAGGCCGATACGCCGTCTGAGGCCAACAGCCTCAACCTAAAGACCCTTAAAATCTTGGCGGGCACCGAGTCCGACCTGAAGAAAAAGGGTGCCGCGCTAACGGGGGCCGGGCGGGGCAGGAAGGCGGGGGGGAAGGGAGGGAAAAACCAGGCCAAATTCAACCCCGCTCATCCCTTATTCCCTCAACTCGCTCTGGGCTGTGACATGTTCGACAAACCCAACTTTATTAACCCCGGGCCCGCGCACAAAAAGCTGTACCGTCACAAGACCAGTGCAAAGTTTCCCCGCATTGAAACGCTGAAGGGGAAGCGAGCTGAGAGAGACCCAAATAAGGACATAGCACTGATGACCTCTTTTGAGAAACTGAGGTAA
- the rlim gene encoding E3 ubiquitin-protein ligase RLIM, producing the protein MEGSDSSEQSGSDQPESQRRRQLDRLDREEAFYQFVNNLSDEDYRLMRDNNLLGTPGEATEDELFSRLQNIKNGAEQQSDPPSTENVEEPSEQPEASEDPANGDSLLEWLNTVRRTGNTTRTGHRGNQSWRAVSQTNPNSGDFRFSLEISMNRTLADHLTATEGEQPPPESQAVEGNAEPPVLMETGVEEEPVVEEMAVIVEPEPEPEPETEPEPEPEPEPEPEPEPEPEPEPEVVVLNETHEEPPSPPVAMPVEPTLSVSLRRGQRRARSRSSEPCRTRARTARSRSPLRLDHVEELPSPRFAPPPQGPSADSSTAPAPQVEGSSRTRQHVVSRPSAAEDDIQQPAVETEQTPETQSVAAPEGETGSEGGAAGRRPPTIMLDLQVRRVRPGEYRQRDSIASRTRSRSQNSNNTFLYESERGGFRRTFSRSERAGVRTYVSTIRIPIRRISDAGLGEATSMALQSMIRQIMTGFGELGYLMDSDSDSSDSNRAANASADLAENNPDAAAPAAPVVEEAPVAAAVRARTVETDTDEGLAAAPAAPGGRARPRPPINLEEPSSLPLLRLAHFFLLNDEDEDQPQGLTKEQIDNLAMRNFGESDALKTCSVCITEYAEGNKLRKLPCSHEYHVHCIDRWLSENSTCPICRRAVLVSTNRESVV; encoded by the exons ATGGAAGGGTCTGACAGTTCCGAGCAGAGCGGCAGTGACCAGCCAGAGTCGCAGCGCAGGAGGCAGCTGGATCGTCTCGACAGAGAAGAAGCCTTCTACCAGTTTGTCAACAATCTCAGTGATGAGGACTATCGTCTCATGAGGGACAACAATCTTTTGGGCACCCCAG gAGAGGCAACCGAGGATGAGCTGTTCAGTCGACTTCAGAATATCAAAAATGGCGCCGAGCAGCAGAGCGACCCGCCCAGTACCGAAAATGTCGAAGAGCCAAGTG AACAACCCGAAGCCTCTGAAGATCCTGCAAATGGAGACAGTCTCCTGGAATGGCTGAACACGGTGCGGCGCACGGGCAACACAACCAGAACCGGTCACCGTGGGAACCAGTCGTGGAGGGCAGTGAGTCAGACCAACCCAAACAGCGGCGACTTCCGCTTCAGCCTGGAAATCAGCATGAATCGCACCCTAGCCGATCATCTGACGGCTACCGAAGGAGAGCAGCCGCCTCCAGAGTCGCAAGCAGTGGAGGGAAACGCTGAGCCGCCGGTTCTCATGGAGACGGGAGTAGAAGAAGAACCCGTTGTTGAGGAGATGGCTGTTATTGTAGAACCAGAGCCAGAACCAGAACCAGAAACAGAGCCTGAACCAGAACCAGAGCCTGAGCCTGAGCCTGAGCCTGAACCAGAGCCAGAGCCTGAGCCTGAAGTGGTTGTTTTGAACGAGACGCACGAAGAACCTCCCAGCCCTCCAGTCGCCATGCCAGTTGAACCCACGCTCTCCGTGTCTCTACGCAGAGGACAAAGGAGGGCTCGCAGCCGCAGTTCCGAACCATGCAGAACCCGGGCTCGTACAGCCAGAAGCCGCTCGCCTCTTCGTTTGGACCACGTGGAAGAGCTCCCCAGTCCCCGCTTTGCTCCACCGCCTCAAGGGCCCAGCGCCGATTCCAGCACCGCACCCGCGCCTCAAGTGGAGGGCAGTTCTCGGACTCGACAGCATGTTGTTTCCAGACCAAGCGCCGCCGAGGATGATATTCAGCAGCCCGCGGTTGAAACCGAACAAACTCCCGAGACCCAAAGCGTAGCCGCTCCTGAAGGAGAAACTGGCTCGGAAGGGGGTGCAGCGGGACGGCGGCCCCCGACTATCATGCTTGATCTGCAGGTGCGGCGCGTGCGTCCAGGCGAGTATCGCCAAAGAGACAGCATCGCCAGTCGTACCCGTTCGCGCTCTCAGAACTCCAACAACACGTTTCTTTACGAAAGCGAGCGCGGCGGATTCCGTCGGACTTTCTCGCGCTCCGAGCGCGCCGGCGTGCGGACCTACGTCAGCACAATCCGCATCCCGATCCGCAGGATCTCGGACGCCGGTTTGGGAGAGGCCACCTCAATGGCGCTCCAGTCCATGATTCGGCAGATCATGACCGGCTTCGGCGAGCTCGGCTACCTCATGGATTCCGACTCAGATTCTTCCGATTCCAACCGCGCGGCCAACGCGTCCGCCGATTTGGCTGAAAATAACCCGGACGCCGCCGCGCCTGCTGCTCCTGTCGTTGAGGAGGCGCCGGTGGCCGCCGCCGTCAGGGCGAGGACAGTTGAAACCGATACGGATGAAGGACTCGCCGCCGCTCCGGCAGCCCCCGGCGGCAGGGCTCGACCCAGACCCCCCATCAACCTGGAGGAGCCGAGCTCGTTGCCCCTCCTTCGACTGGCGCACTTCTTTTTATTAAACGACGAAGACGAGGACCAACCGCAAGGGCTGACCAAAGAACAGATTGACAACCTGGCCATGCGCAACTTTGGCGAGAGCGACGCCTTGAAGACTTGCAGCGTCTGCATCACGGAGTACGCGGAGGGCAACAAGCTGCGGAAGCTTCCTTGCTCCCACGAGTATCACGTGCACTGCATCGACCGCTGGCTGTCGGAGAACTCCACCTGCCCCATCTGCCGCAGGGCCGTTCTGGTGTCCACCAATCGAGAGAGCGTCGTGTAG